The following is a genomic window from Flavobacterium sp..
AGTAATGGTGGCTGAAATTCAACAAACTAGTGATATTACTTACCGTATTTATGATTGGGATAGATCAGATGTTACTGGAAAAAGCAGAGAATTACATACAGAATTAGCTTTAGAAGCTATTAATTATGCGGTAACTCCTGTTAAGGTTTCATATACAGAAGAAGTTAATAATAGTATTCAAGTGGTTAATTGCTCTTACTTTATTACAAATATTATTGCCTTACAAGATTGTTTTATTTGGAAAAGAAAAAAACAAGCTTTTACTGTTTTTATGTGTACTAATGGGCAATTTGAAATGGTGGTAAATGGTGAAATTTTGCGATATCGCATGGGAGATACCATTTTAATTCCGGCTTGTATTGAGAATTTAACCATTAAAGGAAAGGCTACTTTATTAGAAATTAGTATTTAACTGCTTGTTTTTTGATTTAATTCAATATGTTTTGATTAAATCCGACGTTTATGTTTGTTAAAAATAATTATTCAATATAGTCTTCTTCGTTTTCGTCTTCTTCGTTTTCTAAACTGTCTTGCATGTAATCTACAACAATTGTTATTATTGTTTTTAAAGTTTCATTACAATTTTTAAACTCAATTTTTTCTAATGCTTCAATTCCATGAATTCTAATTAAGTTGCTTATTAATGCATGAATAAAAGATTGTGTGGCATTATTAACTCCTTTAAAGTCTAAACAGATTGTATTTCCGTTTTTTATTGAAGGTTCAATAAGTGTTGTTCTAACATTTTTTGCTTTGTTTTTGTTTTCAGCGAATTCGCCAAAACGTTCAAAAACACTAATTATCATCATTTAAGTAAATTTTGGTTTTTTGTATTTTAACTTATTTCTATTTTTCACATCTAGTGAATATACATCTCTGATTTGCTTCAATAATTCTTGAAATTCACTCTCTGAATCTAAAGATATATCAAATCCAACTACAGTTCCTTTCCAATAATTTGTTATATTTTTCAATGAACAATTGTCCTCTAACGGATTCGAATTTAGTTTAGTATCATTTTCACCATTTTTATCCTTTTTTAATCTAAAAAGAGCATCTCCAGAATATAAAATAAAAAAATTATTACTCACTTTTGCAATACTTTTTGTAAAAAAAAGACCTGCACCTGCGTTATATTCTGTGCCACCTATTCTTGATGTCGTTCCAGTAATTCCTGGTGTTAATGCAAGTTTGATAGCTTCTAAATTATCTTTTGGTGAGTGAAAATGACTTAATGCCTTTTTTAAACCTATGCCAGTATCAGCAATACCAATTGATACTCTGTTACTTTTTTTACTATATTGAGCACACAAGATTGCGCCATTTAAAGATTGTGAATGTT
Proteins encoded in this region:
- a CDS encoding STAS-like domain-containing protein, producing the protein MMIISVFERFGEFAENKNKAKNVRTTLIEPSIKNGNTICLDFKGVNNATQSFIHALISNLIRIHGIEALEKIEFKNCNETLKTIITIVVDYMQDSLENEEDENEEDYIE
- a CDS encoding ATP-binding protein is translated as MKVHIPYSSWLGNIEGFLRNIDIEDNTKLDISFDPKWISIHPVVLSIIGALGLEVMRANPGVYKNIRLTAHTKMENQLIKFNLLNMLNMDKKSVDRDLSGRIIPLTQIKDSTKLTETIQELVPLLHSPPKQADAIKYVMSEMIRNVLEHSQSLNGAILCAQYSKKSNRVSIGIADTGIGLKKALSHFHSPKDNLEAIKLALTPGITGTTSRIGGTEYNAGAGLFFTKSIAKVSNNFFILYSGDALFRLKKDKNGENDTKLNSNPLEDNCSLKNITNYWKGTVVGFDISLDSESEFQELLKQIRDVYSLDVKNRNKLKYKKPKFT